Proteins found in one Nitrospirota bacterium genomic segment:
- a CDS encoding hydrogenase 4 subunit F: protein MNSSTMLLILLGVPLCAAAILAFVGDRKFAPEINIFGSAATLAAGAGLALEVYLQGPMLAGGKFFFVDAFNIYLSVLTSFVSMTTAMFSRGYMRREREHGRVGHVGMRFYHAMFQLFIFAMLLCLLTNNVGVLWIAMELATLSTVLLVSLYRTPTAIEAAWKYFILCGVGIAQALFGTVLLYFAAEKVLGEGGEALLWTNLSRVSGSLEPTVLSLAFVFLMVGYGTKVGLVPLHNWLPDAHSEGPTPISAVLSGLLLNIALYALVRCKVLVDGSTHTHQAGNIMMGFGLLSILVAAFSLLRQKDIKRMFSYSSIEHMGIATFAFGLGGPIATFGALLHMLVHSLAKSAIFFTVGHASQMHRTQEMDRIRGLFKGNPLVGWGLMIGVMAIVGMPPFGIFASEFLILTATMKDAPYLTPFLLLGLGVTFAALFRKVQPMVAGDIPSYQKPVKAAHLPVLLHLALVLIIGIYMPAFLNTWFHTAVELLK, encoded by the coding sequence GAGACAGGAAATTTGCTCCAGAGATCAACATCTTCGGTTCTGCTGCAACGCTTGCAGCCGGTGCCGGGCTTGCGCTTGAGGTATATCTGCAGGGTCCCATGCTTGCAGGAGGGAAGTTCTTTTTTGTTGATGCCTTTAATATTTATCTCTCGGTGCTCACTTCTTTTGTCTCGATGACCACTGCCATGTTCAGCAGAGGATACATGAGGAGAGAGCGGGAGCATGGCCGTGTCGGCCATGTTGGTATGCGGTTTTACCATGCCATGTTCCAGCTTTTTATCTTTGCCATGCTGCTCTGTCTTCTGACGAATAACGTCGGCGTGCTCTGGATAGCCATGGAACTGGCAACCCTTTCGACAGTCCTGCTTGTCTCTCTGTATCGCACGCCCACAGCGATCGAAGCTGCATGGAAATACTTCATCCTCTGCGGCGTAGGCATAGCGCAGGCCCTGTTCGGGACCGTGCTGCTCTACTTTGCGGCAGAGAAGGTGTTAGGCGAAGGGGGAGAAGCCCTTCTCTGGACGAACCTGAGCAGGGTGAGCGGGAGCCTTGAACCGACCGTGCTTTCCCTTGCCTTTGTCTTTCTGATGGTGGGGTATGGGACCAAGGTCGGGCTTGTGCCGCTGCACAACTGGCTGCCGGATGCACACAGCGAAGGACCTACGCCCATATCTGCGGTGCTCTCTGGTCTCCTGCTCAATATTGCGCTGTATGCTCTTGTGCGGTGCAAGGTGCTGGTTGACGGATCAACCCATACGCATCAGGCAGGCAATATCATGATGGGCTTCGGGCTTCTTTCTATTCTCGTTGCGGCATTTTCTCTGCTCAGACAGAAGGATATCAAGCGCATGTTCTCCTATTCATCCATAGAACATATGGGCATAGCGACCTTTGCCTTTGGCCTCGGCGGTCCTATCGCCACCTTTGGGGCGCTTCTTCATATGCTTGTTCACAGTCTGGCGAAGTCAGCCATCTTCTTTACGGTCGGTCATGCCTCACAGATGCACCGGACCCAGGAGATGGACAGGATCAGGGGGCTTTTCAAGGGCAATCCTCTTGTCGGCTGGGGCCTTATGATAGGCGTAATGGCAATTGTCGGCATGCCGCCCTTCGGGATCTTTGCGAGCGAATTTCTGATACTTACTGCTACCATGAAGGACGCGCCTTATTTGACGCCCTTTCTTCTTCTCGGTCTTGGCGTCACCTTTGCCGCGCTGTTCAGAAAAGTTCAGCCCATGGTCGCCGGAGATATTCCGTCCTATCAAAAACCGGTCAAGGCCGCGCATCTGCCGGTGCTGCTCCATCTGGCCCTGGTGCTGATCATCGGCATTTATATGCCTGCTTTTCTGAACACGTGGTTTCATACGGCAGTGGAGTTATTGAAATGA
- a CDS encoding NADH-quinone oxidoreductase subunit C, with protein sequence MLKEAIISVFGDEARFESSQHPAAVTTCIVQRGRFAEAAKVMKKAYALLAAEWATDETAFGRGFGVYACYRWGAEYLIVKTELPSDDLRFPSLTKKFVPAFRFERQIQSFMGITPAGNPDARPWIKFEDWPADAWPLRKTFDASKPLARVAGEYAWVRAEGEGVYEIPVGPVHAGIIEPGHFRFQALGEDVINLEERLGYVHKGIEKKFESLSWKDGAQLAGRVSGDTTVAHSIAYCMALESMTGCRVPERAHWLRALFLERERIANHLGDIGAICNDAAFAFMLYQLARLREMMVSTNLKLFGHRFIMDRVIPGGVSVDIDLAGREAILAEMDVLSKDFERLVVIYDEHSSLEDRVRDTGVLTPERARELCVVGIVARASGMNLDCRIFNPFPPYDKHDYLELDVPVLISGDVHARAWVRIQEVRESIRIIRKFLEDTPGGEIAVPVALPRPDISGFAAVEGWRGEIIYWLQSGPHSEVNRCMVRDPSSVNWLALELAVLGNIVPDFPLCNKSFNQSYSGHDL encoded by the coding sequence ATGCTGAAAGAGGCCATCATATCAGTTTTTGGTGACGAAGCACGCTTTGAAAGCAGCCAGCATCCTGCAGCTGTGACCACCTGTATTGTGCAGCGGGGCAGATTTGCAGAGGCTGCAAAGGTGATGAAGAAGGCTTATGCGCTTCTGGCAGCAGAATGGGCGACTGACGAGACTGCCTTTGGCAGGGGGTTTGGTGTTTATGCCTGTTATCGGTGGGGGGCAGAGTATCTGATCGTTAAAACCGAACTGCCGTCAGACGATCTCAGGTTCCCGAGCCTGACGAAGAAGTTTGTCCCTGCATTCCGTTTCGAGCGGCAGATACAGAGCTTTATGGGCATTACGCCGGCAGGCAATCCTGATGCACGGCCCTGGATCAAGTTCGAGGACTGGCCTGCTGATGCCTGGCCGTTGCGGAAAACCTTTGATGCATCAAAACCCCTGGCCAGAGTGGCGGGGGAATACGCATGGGTCAGGGCAGAGGGTGAAGGTGTCTATGAGATACCGGTCGGTCCGGTACATGCAGGTATTATAGAGCCGGGCCATTTCCGTTTTCAGGCACTGGGGGAAGATGTGATCAACCTCGAAGAGCGGCTCGGTTATGTGCATAAAGGCATCGAGAAGAAATTCGAGTCACTTTCCTGGAAAGACGGTGCTCAGCTTGCGGGAAGGGTTTCAGGCGACACAACGGTGGCTCACAGCATTGCATACTGCATGGCGCTGGAATCCATGACCGGATGCCGGGTGCCTGAGCGTGCGCATTGGCTTAGAGCGCTGTTTCTTGAGCGGGAGAGGATCGCAAACCATCTTGGCGATATCGGTGCTATCTGCAATGATGCTGCTTTTGCATTTATGCTTTATCAGCTTGCACGTCTGCGGGAAATGATGGTCAGTACGAACTTAAAGCTCTTCGGCCATCGGTTCATCATGGACCGCGTAATTCCCGGGGGCGTATCGGTGGATATCGATCTTGCCGGCAGGGAAGCGATCCTGGCTGAAATGGATGTCCTTTCTAAAGATTTTGAAAGACTTGTTGTCATCTACGATGAGCATTCGTCTCTTGAAGACCGGGTGAGGGATACCGGTGTGCTCACTCCGGAAAGGGCAAGGGAGCTTTGCGTTGTCGGAATCGTTGCGAGGGCGAGCGGCATGAATCTTGACTGCCGCATATTCAATCCTTTTCCTCCCTATGATAAACACGACTACCTTGAGCTTGATGTGCCGGTGCTGATATCGGGGGATGTTCATGCACGGGCCTGGGTCAGGATACAGGAGGTCAGGGAGTCGATCAGGATCATCAGGAAATTCCTCGAAGATACGCCTGGAGGAGAGATAGCAGTTCCGGTCGCATTGCCGAGGCCTGACATATCGGGTTTTGCCGCGGTGGAGGGCTGGCGGGGCGAGATCATCTACTGGCTTCAGTCAGGGCCGCATAGCGAGGTGAACCGCTGTATGGTAAGGGACCCGTCCAGCGTCAACTGGCTTGCCCTTGAGCTGGCAGTATTAGGAAACATCGTGCCTGATTTTCCGCTCTGCAATAAGAGT